A window of Leptospira fainei serovar Hurstbridge str. BUT 6 contains these coding sequences:
- a CDS encoding TIGR00266 family protein, whose translation MQYQITHKPSFSLLKLRLGPGQSIKSEAGAMVYMSSGIGIETKMGSGFLSALSRKFLGGESFFFNIYTAPNAGGEIGLAPELPGDIVELDMNGKKILIQAGAYLASDEAVQVVSKFGGLRSLLGGEGLFLLELSGSGKAFLSAYGSIFPIEVQGGYTVDTGHIVAFDSSLQFTVGKAGGSWKSTLFSGEGLVANFTGNGTLWIQSRVPSGFIGWLTRLLPG comes from the coding sequence ATGCAATACCAGATTACCCACAAACCATCGTTCTCTCTATTGAAGCTTCGATTGGGTCCCGGTCAATCTATTAAATCGGAAGCTGGTGCCATGGTTTATATGAGTTCCGGGATCGGAATTGAAACGAAAATGGGGAGCGGCTTCCTTTCCGCTCTTTCTCGGAAATTCCTAGGGGGAGAATCGTTTTTTTTCAATATCTATACTGCACCTAACGCCGGAGGGGAGATCGGGTTGGCCCCCGAATTACCCGGCGATATAGTGGAATTGGATATGAACGGGAAGAAGATTCTGATACAAGCGGGAGCTTACCTTGCATCGGATGAAGCTGTTCAAGTTGTTTCAAAATTTGGAGGCCTCCGCTCCCTTCTGGGAGGAGAAGGTCTCTTTCTCCTGGAACTTTCCGGAAGCGGTAAGGCGTTTTTGAGCGCATACGGATCCATTTTTCCGATTGAAGTGCAAGGCGGATATACCGTTGATACCGGGCATATCGTAGCATTTGATTCCTCCCTCCAGTTTACGGTTGGGAAAGCCGGCGGGAGTTGGAAATCCACTTTATTTAGCGGTGAAGGGTTAGTGGCGAACTTTACGGGAAACGGGACTCTTTGGATACAAAGTAGAGTACCGTCCGGTTTTATCGGCTGGCTCACGCGTCTCTTACCGGGGTAA
- a CDS encoding SDR family oxidoreductase yields MKHALITGANRGIGLELARIFSEQGYEVLAACRKASEPLRRLGVPIFEGLDLTDCRNFDSLSNALSGNHLDLLINNAGILIPDNLDSIDFQEVETQFLVNSLAPLRLTHSLLPKIKDGAKIAFITSRLGSIGENNSGGYYGYRMSKAALNAGAVSLSKDLKPRKISVAILHPGMVATEMTGRQGIPPREAAEGLFRQIESWSLYSSGKFFHQNGEELPW; encoded by the coding sequence ATGAAACACGCATTGATAACCGGAGCAAATCGCGGCATTGGCTTAGAGTTAGCTCGAATTTTTTCGGAACAGGGTTATGAAGTATTGGCGGCTTGCAGAAAGGCATCCGAACCCTTGCGCAGATTAGGTGTCCCGATTTTCGAAGGCCTGGATTTAACCGATTGTAGGAACTTCGACTCCCTTTCAAACGCCCTTTCCGGCAATCACCTGGATTTATTAATCAATAATGCCGGAATTTTGATACCGGACAACCTCGACAGCATCGATTTTCAAGAAGTAGAAACCCAATTCTTAGTGAATTCGTTGGCCCCCCTCCGGTTAACTCATTCACTGCTTCCTAAAATAAAGGATGGAGCAAAAATCGCGTTTATTACGAGTCGGCTGGGTTCCATCGGAGAAAATAACTCCGGAGGGTATTACGGTTACAGAATGTCGAAAGCTGCCTTAAATGCAGGTGCCGTTTCCTTATCCAAGGATTTGAAGCCTAGAAAAATCTCTGTCGCAATTTTACATCCCGGAATGGTTGCTACAGAAATGACCGGACGCCAGGGAATTCCCCCTCGAGAAGCCGCTGAAGGCTTATTTAGGCAAATAGAGAGCTGGTCTCTGTATTCCAGCGGTAAATTTTTCCATCAAAATGGAGAGGAATTACCCTGGTAA
- the lpxC gene encoding UDP-3-O-acyl-N-acetylglucosamine deacetylase, whose protein sequence is MNFTEHRKTIKETVRIKGIGLHSGKEVNLVAHPAPSGTGIVFEYRKGEDKASIPVELSNVVDTSNATTLGDGLHRVQTVEHLMAAVFSLGITDMILEIDSVEVPIMDGSALPFLQAFEATGYTEFDEVQEPIYVKNPMWVVDGDKYLVILPSKEWKVTYTIDFPHPLLKGQNITINLNREILKKEILPARTFGFLKDVEALQAKGLAMGGSLDNAIVLTQDGYLNESLRYENECVRHKILDLVGDLSIAGRPIIGHYLASKAGHALDVSMAKLVMSSETGNELGKYKSRRIPLFKRKTAVV, encoded by the coding sequence ATGAATTTCACGGAACATAGAAAAACAATTAAAGAAACAGTTAGAATTAAAGGGATCGGATTACATTCGGGAAAAGAAGTTAATCTGGTCGCCCACCCTGCTCCTTCGGGAACAGGAATAGTATTTGAATATAGAAAAGGGGAAGATAAGGCCTCTATTCCGGTAGAACTAAGTAACGTAGTCGATACAAGCAACGCGACCACATTAGGAGACGGACTCCACCGAGTGCAAACGGTTGAGCATCTCATGGCTGCGGTTTTCTCATTAGGGATAACGGATATGATCCTAGAAATCGACTCCGTGGAAGTCCCGATTATGGACGGTTCGGCTTTACCTTTTTTACAGGCATTTGAAGCTACCGGATACACCGAATTTGACGAAGTGCAAGAGCCTATCTACGTCAAAAACCCAATGTGGGTCGTCGACGGAGACAAATACCTCGTCATCCTACCGAGCAAGGAATGGAAAGTAACCTATACGATTGATTTCCCCCACCCTCTCCTTAAAGGTCAAAACATCACAATCAATCTAAATCGCGAAATACTCAAAAAGGAGATCCTTCCCGCAAGGACCTTCGGATTCTTAAAAGACGTAGAAGCTCTACAGGCGAAAGGGCTTGCTATGGGAGGATCCTTAGATAACGCAATTGTACTCACGCAAGACGGTTATTTAAACGAATCATTACGTTACGAAAATGAGTGTGTTCGACATAAAATCCTGGATCTGGTCGGCGATTTATCGATTGCCGGAAGGCCGATCATCGGACATTATTTAGCTTCTAAAGCAGGTCATGCGCTGGATGTCTCAATGGCCAAATTAGTAATGAGTTCCGAAACAGGAAACGAACTGGGCAAATACAAAAGCCGTCGTATTCCTCTTTTCAAAAGAAAGACCGCGGTCGTTTAA
- the ptsP gene encoding phosphoenolpyruvate--protein phosphotransferase, whose product MNMSSSKRTTYPGIIAFPGRFYGRCVKIGTKKRHLAHGAYIHESEIPTELERLEKAILLSRKELKEIVNKLNQKAEAKEMKAILETQVILTEDPMLNNSFKDRIQKRGENAFLAVENAIREWAEKFNKIEDHFFRERVDHLQDISNRILENLLDKKEEASFLTDLSEDVILVARELTPSQMILMNKSRIRGIATDLGGKTGHMAILARNYGIPTIVGLKQFYGSVKDNEYVFLDGENGQMVRTPTIEEVKYYGASSPLLSESKSQKQKKAITKDGIRIRLKCNLESDTDWEQAKKLEVDGVGLFRSESLFLKYQDKNVSGEEQFQAYKRIAEGLDPSPVCIRTFDIGADKFSTGEFEENPFLGNRGIRYSLQNPEWFKEQLLAILRASAFGNLSILLPMVTNLSEIRKTKELIEECKKELSGQKERFNRKIKLGMMVETPSAVAAMDILSQEVDFFSVGTNDLLQYLMAVDRNNVNVSNLYNPFHISFLRSLTQIVETAWKYEKPLSICGEIASDTTFTILLLGLGFRELSVSLPFVGGIRNILASTGLKQATFLVRKVMELSELEDYEAIEAFLFSKHLE is encoded by the coding sequence ATGAATATGAGCAGCAGTAAACGTACGACTTATCCGGGAATCATCGCGTTTCCTGGACGTTTTTACGGCCGCTGCGTAAAAATCGGAACAAAGAAACGGCATCTCGCCCATGGAGCCTATATTCACGAATCGGAGATTCCCACAGAGCTAGAACGCTTAGAAAAAGCAATCCTACTATCCCGCAAAGAACTTAAGGAAATTGTAAATAAGCTGAATCAGAAAGCGGAAGCTAAGGAAATGAAAGCGATTCTGGAAACCCAAGTCATTTTGACTGAAGATCCTATGCTGAATAATTCCTTCAAAGATCGGATTCAAAAACGGGGAGAAAACGCCTTTCTCGCGGTGGAAAATGCAATTCGAGAGTGGGCGGAAAAGTTTAACAAAATAGAGGACCATTTTTTTCGGGAAAGGGTAGACCATCTACAGGACATTTCTAACAGGATTCTAGAAAACCTTCTGGATAAAAAAGAAGAAGCTTCCTTCTTAACGGATTTATCCGAAGACGTCATACTCGTCGCTCGCGAATTAACTCCGTCTCAAATGATCTTGATGAATAAAAGCAGAATACGTGGGATTGCGACGGATCTCGGAGGAAAGACCGGACATATGGCGATACTCGCGAGAAATTACGGTATACCGACAATCGTCGGCTTAAAACAATTTTATGGAAGCGTAAAGGACAATGAATATGTTTTCCTGGATGGTGAAAACGGTCAGATGGTCCGGACGCCTACCATTGAAGAAGTAAAATATTACGGAGCTTCATCTCCTCTTCTTTCGGAAAGTAAATCTCAAAAACAAAAGAAAGCGATCACTAAGGACGGAATTCGAATCCGACTAAAATGCAATCTTGAGTCCGATACCGACTGGGAACAAGCCAAGAAATTGGAAGTCGACGGAGTGGGACTCTTTCGATCCGAATCCTTATTCTTAAAATACCAGGATAAAAACGTTTCGGGTGAAGAACAATTTCAAGCGTATAAGAGAATAGCCGAGGGCTTGGATCCTAGTCCGGTATGCATACGGACCTTCGATATAGGCGCCGATAAATTTTCGACGGGAGAATTCGAAGAGAATCCTTTCCTTGGAAACCGAGGGATCCGATACAGTTTGCAAAATCCGGAATGGTTTAAAGAACAGTTACTTGCTATTTTAAGAGCTTCTGCTTTCGGAAATTTGAGTATTTTACTTCCGATGGTCACAAACCTCTCGGAAATACGGAAAACAAAAGAACTCATCGAAGAGTGTAAAAAAGAATTGTCCGGCCAAAAGGAACGGTTCAATCGAAAAATTAAATTAGGAATGATGGTAGAAACCCCGTCCGCCGTCGCGGCAATGGATATCCTATCACAAGAGGTGGATTTTTTCTCGGTCGGAACGAATGATCTACTTCAGTATTTAATGGCCGTTGATCGTAATAATGTGAACGTTTCGAATCTTTATAATCCATTTCACATTTCTTTCCTACGTTCGTTAACGCAGATTGTCGAAACCGCTTGGAAATATGAAAAGCCGTTAAGCATTTGCGGAGAGATTGCGTCCGATACGACGTTCACGATTTTATTATTGGGATTAGGTTTTCGCGAATTGTCGGTATCCCTCCCGTTTGTCGGAGGAATCAGGAATATTCTCGCCTCTACCGGGCTCAAGCAAGCGACTTTTCTAGTGCGCAAAGTCATGGAACTTTCGGAACTAGAAGACTATGAAGCAATCGAAGCCTTCCTTTTTAGCAAACATTTGGAGTAA
- a CDS encoding LIC11631 family protein, protein MIQSFIRQPSVFEPYGHSDVYALDNLYFSPLKSAEVWDFSKLTEFSPLSLAFLLSRGEMALTTAEKQVLKVQGLTSGFKKGLCLIAGKEEINGVEFDAFLPTVLGNLPSLTYSRTVDCDTDNQIVPILPGDGFNFTGTWKGRQYLSMFRTGDSTARNLPALLKWVSELSFKFNAKGNFFLRTEKQSYLHFMKPNEGLGAVFLQEKEQIHSPFLFLSLDYQQVTEE, encoded by the coding sequence ATGATACAGTCTTTTATTCGGCAGCCTTCCGTATTTGAACCCTATGGACATTCGGACGTGTATGCGTTGGATAATTTGTATTTTTCACCGTTAAAAAGCGCCGAAGTTTGGGACTTTTCTAAACTCACCGAGTTTTCGCCCTTGAGTTTGGCGTTCTTACTGAGTCGGGGAGAGATGGCTTTGACAACTGCGGAGAAGCAGGTCCTGAAAGTTCAAGGACTCACTTCCGGTTTTAAAAAAGGACTCTGCCTCATCGCCGGAAAGGAAGAGATCAACGGCGTCGAATTCGATGCGTTTTTGCCGACCGTTTTAGGGAATTTACCTTCTCTAACATATTCTAGAACGGTCGATTGCGATACTGACAATCAAATAGTTCCGATCCTTCCGGGGGACGGATTTAATTTCACGGGAACCTGGAAGGGAAGGCAATATCTTTCGATGTTTCGCACCGGAGATTCTACTGCCAGAAATCTTCCAGCATTGCTAAAATGGGTTTCGGAACTTTCATTTAAATTCAATGCGAAAGGGAATTTTTTTCTTCGCACGGAAAAACAGTCTTATCTACATTTCATGAAACCGAATGAAGGACTGGGTGCGGTTTTTCTACAGGAGAAAGAGCAGATACATTCGCCATTTTTGTTTCTTTCTCTGGATTATCAGCAAGTTACGGAAGAATAA
- a CDS encoding AMP-dependent synthetase/ligase — translation MAENLAQLFSESAEKYKNQPAFYSKDAHKHYHPVTYGQLYEYGLNLAEALIDLGVKPREHVGLLADNRIEWIIADYAIILSGAADVPRGSDITDSEIVYIVSHSESEVVFIENDKMLEKFNRNKSQLAKVKTIIIMDKDSNSPGVLKLYDLIEKGKQLRASGSRKVEERVAGIKPEDLFTLIYTSGTTGLPKGVQLMHSNMMHQVLNVTPMLKINAEARLLSILPVWHVFERVVEYVCISIGAATYYTNVRDLRQDLATVKPTFMGSAPRLWENIYNGIYTRINDPSQTPTVRRTLFKLAYFFSDKNNASTRFLSGNEVDYHGRNPIKSFFYGILMIVQYLLTGPFTLSVITAIAAYVLAPTEFAYLSLPLYIVSGLALFLNSATLDKVVLSKIRTATGGNLRASISGGGALPRHVDEFFNNIGINVLEGYGMTETSPVLSVRTFQKLIIGSVGSIVPKTRLQIRNDNNDVLTEVDEGGHITQGKLGRKGVVFVKGPQVMKGYFKNDEATAKTLVDGWMNTGDMGMINFKRTLTLTGRAKDTVVLLGGENVEPVPIENKLQESPYISQCMVIGQDQKNLGAIIIPDFEKLGEWAKENGIDVSDREKLIENPKIIDFYRKEIKNLNNAKNGFKSFEQVTPFFLITKPFEVGEELNNMLKMKRHVIAEKYADKIKKVYTDK, via the coding sequence ATGGCTGAGAATCTCGCCCAATTGTTCAGTGAGTCTGCGGAAAAATACAAGAACCAACCTGCCTTCTATTCCAAGGATGCTCACAAACATTACCATCCGGTCACCTACGGTCAGTTGTACGAATATGGTTTAAATCTAGCCGAAGCGTTGATCGACTTGGGAGTTAAGCCCCGTGAACATGTCGGACTCTTGGCTGATAATAGGATAGAATGGATTATCGCCGACTATGCAATCATTCTTTCCGGAGCGGCCGATGTACCGCGCGGTAGCGACATCACCGATTCCGAAATCGTTTATATCGTGAGTCATTCGGAATCGGAAGTCGTATTTATAGAAAACGATAAAATGCTCGAAAAATTTAATCGGAATAAATCGCAACTAGCAAAAGTAAAAACGATTATCATTATGGATAAGGATTCTAATTCTCCCGGAGTCCTGAAGTTGTATGATTTGATCGAAAAAGGCAAACAGCTTCGTGCTAGCGGATCTCGCAAAGTGGAAGAGAGAGTCGCAGGAATCAAACCCGAAGATCTATTCACTCTTATCTATACGTCCGGCACTACAGGTCTGCCCAAAGGGGTCCAGTTGATGCACTCGAATATGATGCATCAAGTATTGAATGTCACTCCGATGTTAAAGATTAACGCCGAAGCGAGATTACTTTCTATCCTTCCCGTTTGGCATGTATTCGAACGGGTAGTGGAATACGTATGCATTAGTATCGGTGCGGCGACTTATTATACTAACGTACGCGACCTTCGTCAGGATTTGGCGACAGTTAAACCTACTTTTATGGGATCGGCTCCTAGGCTTTGGGAGAATATTTACAACGGTATCTATACTCGCATCAACGATCCAAGTCAAACTCCGACGGTTCGTAGAACCCTATTTAAATTGGCATATTTCTTTTCGGATAAGAATAACGCCTCGACTCGCTTTCTTTCGGGCAATGAGGTAGATTATCACGGTCGTAATCCAATAAAATCTTTCTTTTACGGGATTCTAATGATCGTTCAGTATTTATTGACCGGTCCGTTTACCTTAAGTGTAATTACGGCAATTGCGGCCTATGTGCTCGCCCCCACTGAATTTGCTTATTTAAGTCTTCCGCTTTATATCGTTTCCGGTTTGGCTTTGTTTCTGAACAGCGCTACCTTGGATAAGGTAGTTCTCTCTAAGATTAGAACCGCGACCGGCGGGAATCTCAGAGCCTCCATCTCCGGCGGAGGAGCGCTGCCTCGACATGTGGATGAATTTTTCAACAATATCGGAATCAACGTGTTGGAAGGTTACGGAATGACCGAGACGTCTCCGGTTCTTTCGGTTCGTACTTTCCAAAAATTGATAATCGGTTCGGTCGGTAGTATCGTACCGAAAACAAGACTGCAGATCCGAAACGATAATAACGACGTATTAACCGAAGTAGACGAGGGCGGTCATATCACCCAAGGTAAGCTCGGTCGGAAAGGCGTCGTTTTCGTAAAAGGGCCTCAAGTTATGAAAGGTTATTTCAAAAACGACGAAGCCACTGCCAAGACTTTAGTCGACGGTTGGATGAATACCGGCGATATGGGAATGATCAACTTTAAGAGGACGTTAACTCTAACCGGCCGGGCAAAAGATACCGTTGTACTTCTCGGCGGAGAAAATGTGGAGCCGGTTCCGATCGAAAACAAATTGCAAGAATCGCCGTACATTAGTCAGTGTATGGTGATCGGCCAAGATCAGAAGAATTTGGGCGCCATTATTATACCTGACTTCGAGAAACTGGGCGAATGGGCCAAGGAAAACGGGATCGATGTTTCAGATCGGGAAAAATTAATCGAAAATCCTAAGATAATCGATTTTTACCGTAAAGAAATCAAGAACTTGAATAATGCAAAGAATGGGTTCAAATCTTTCGAGCAAGTTACGCCGTTCTTTCTCATTACCAAACCGTTTGAAGTAGGCGAAGAGTTAAATAATATGCTCAAGATGAAACGTCACGTGATTGCGGAAAAATACGCGGATAAGATCAAGAAGGTCTATACCGATAAATAG
- a CDS encoding TlpA family protein disulfide reductase, which translates to MSFRLLATLSLAIIFSLTVCSCSRGEDAAIYKIALEDWDGRSHQLSEYQGQLLILDFWASWCEPCKKAVPVVENLKKDLHGKNAKILGVNTENGLSIQEIKNAAKEFGMDYPSLLDPEWKLVNLLKIEGQPALFVFSKSGKRLHFQYGISEKDLPVLRGRLRNWLESP; encoded by the coding sequence ATGAGCTTTAGACTTCTCGCCACTCTTTCTCTCGCAATCATTTTCAGTTTAACGGTATGTTCTTGCTCAAGAGGAGAAGACGCAGCGATTTATAAAATAGCGCTTGAAGATTGGGACGGTCGATCTCACCAGCTCTCCGAATACCAAGGGCAGCTTCTGATTTTGGATTTTTGGGCGAGTTGGTGCGAGCCTTGTAAAAAAGCCGTGCCGGTCGTAGAAAACCTCAAAAAAGACCTTCACGGTAAGAACGCTAAAATTTTGGGAGTAAATACGGAAAACGGATTAAGCATACAGGAGATTAAGAACGCAGCTAAGGAATTCGGAATGGATTACCCTAGTCTCCTGGATCCGGAGTGGAAATTAGTGAACCTTTTGAAGATAGAGGGTCAGCCCGCCCTTTTCGTATTTAGCAAATCCGGAAAACGCCTACATTTCCAATACGGGATCTCTGAAAAAGATCTCCCGGTTTTACGAGGGCGCCTGCGAAACTGGCTCGAATCTCCCTAA
- a CDS encoding glycosyltransferase family 4 protein, which translates to MNGKRKTDNLKKSLKPFVIGVDARPLSTPVSGVGRLISATLKGFEGDPRFSFRLFSNRPLHASHSSLIKLENVRLEIGQGYLARKGGLYFGLELPWLLRRNGIDLFWGTQQVLPPFFPGNIPAVVTCVDFVIYKFPNTMRWLARLQQALLIRWSAKRADKILPISRAVGDEAKSYFKIPESKITVVYPGYDPEDILRAPTKPPTKRLANLPSKFFLSVSTVEPRKNYGFLRQAYQEYLTMAGRKPRLWVHAGKAGWETPELVEAMRAESKSGKMLWIEAPSDEELHYLYSKADLFLFPSLYEGFGIPLVEALAHGKQCIVSDLQVFREIGGKSITYKKTDDPRKWAEALQSFCTKPWKLPKPNLKKFEMLHSAKLTRDVFLEFLKGKSN; encoded by the coding sequence TTGAACGGAAAACGAAAGACCGATAATTTAAAGAAGTCGCTAAAACCTTTTGTAATAGGAGTGGATGCAAGGCCATTATCCACCCCTGTCTCAGGCGTCGGAAGATTAATCTCCGCCACCCTAAAAGGCTTCGAAGGAGATCCCCGTTTCAGCTTTCGCCTTTTTTCAAATCGTCCGTTACATGCAAGTCACTCTAGCCTGATAAAACTAGAGAATGTCCGGCTGGAGATAGGGCAAGGTTATCTCGCCAGAAAAGGGGGGCTGTACTTCGGCCTCGAGCTTCCTTGGCTTTTACGCCGGAACGGGATCGATCTCTTTTGGGGAACTCAGCAAGTTTTACCCCCTTTTTTTCCGGGCAATATTCCCGCGGTGGTTACCTGCGTCGATTTCGTGATTTATAAATTTCCGAATACGATGAGATGGCTCGCTCGGTTGCAGCAAGCTTTGTTAATTCGGTGGAGCGCAAAGCGAGCCGATAAAATTCTTCCGATTTCGAGAGCAGTCGGGGACGAGGCAAAATCGTATTTTAAAATTCCAGAAAGTAAAATTACGGTCGTATATCCCGGTTACGATCCCGAAGACATTCTACGAGCTCCAACCAAGCCTCCGACGAAACGCCTTGCAAATCTTCCATCCAAATTTTTTCTATCGGTATCTACGGTGGAACCTAGAAAGAATTACGGTTTTTTAAGACAGGCCTATCAGGAATACTTAACGATGGCCGGTCGTAAGCCTCGGCTTTGGGTACATGCAGGTAAAGCCGGATGGGAAACTCCGGAGTTAGTGGAAGCAATGCGAGCGGAAAGCAAATCGGGAAAAATGCTTTGGATCGAAGCGCCCTCCGATGAAGAATTGCATTATTTATATTCTAAGGCCGATTTATTCCTGTTTCCTTCTCTATATGAAGGATTCGGAATTCCCTTAGTGGAAGCATTGGCGCATGGAAAACAATGTATAGTTTCCGATTTGCAGGTTTTTCGCGAAATCGGGGGAAAATCGATCACTTACAAAAAAACGGATGACCCTCGAAAATGGGCTGAGGCGCTACAAAGCTTTTGCACCAAACCTTGGAAATTACCGAAGCCTAATTTAAAGAAATTTGAAATGCTTCATTCGGCAAAATTGACTCGAGACGTTTTTCTCGAGTTCCTAAAAGGCAAATCGAATTAG
- a CDS encoding 3'(2'),5'-bisphosphate nucleotidase CysQ, with translation MRFPEEAHIVSRLVLEAADEILRIYRSEFSVREKTKGDPVTEADLAANRILVEGIRQKFGDPVFSEEEILPFDQETHRFGRVWILDPIDGTREFVAKNPEFALSLGLVREGRPIFGIIMNPASGEFFWGRENLGAGYQVLEPPFSSREIDWNLSHRFLEEAEIPPLKEILVSVSESRAGLFDKTSFGTQYKTKSTGSIAYKLALVAVAKTPLTLSLRPKNDWDIAGGVAILRASGGSDIEIKTGLPFDFLKSKLSVGLLAGKREIVQEFWKDNGARLQGSVREYW, from the coding sequence ATGCGATTTCCGGAAGAAGCTCATATCGTATCAAGACTCGTGCTCGAGGCTGCGGATGAGATTCTCCGGATATATCGTAGTGAATTCTCGGTTCGAGAAAAAACCAAGGGAGATCCCGTAACCGAAGCCGATCTGGCTGCAAACAGAATTTTAGTCGAAGGAATTCGTCAAAAATTCGGAGACCCCGTTTTTTCGGAGGAAGAGATTCTTCCCTTTGATCAAGAGACTCATCGTTTCGGACGAGTTTGGATTTTAGATCCGATTGACGGCACCCGCGAATTTGTCGCAAAGAATCCGGAATTCGCATTGAGTTTAGGTTTAGTTCGGGAAGGAAGACCGATTTTCGGCATCATCATGAACCCTGCTAGCGGCGAGTTTTTTTGGGGAAGGGAAAACCTCGGAGCGGGATACCAAGTTTTGGAACCTCCTTTTTCGAGCCGAGAGATCGACTGGAATCTTTCTCATAGGTTTTTAGAAGAAGCCGAAATTCCGCCTTTGAAAGAAATTCTAGTCTCGGTTTCAGAATCTAGAGCCGGACTGTTCGACAAGACGAGTTTCGGGACCCAATATAAAACTAAGTCCACGGGTTCTATCGCTTATAAATTAGCGTTAGTCGCCGTCGCCAAAACGCCATTGACTCTTTCTTTGCGACCTAAGAATGATTGGGACATTGCGGGAGGTGTCGCAATTCTCCGAGCGTCCGGCGGATCCGACATCGAAATAAAGACCGGATTGCCTTTTGATTTTCTAAAATCGAAATTAAGCGTGGGTCTTTTGGCCGGAAAAAGAGAGATAGTCCAAGAATTTTGGAAAGATAATGGAGCTAGACTACAAGGTTCCGTTCGTGAATATTGGTAA
- a CDS encoding LIC11625 family surface-exposed protein: protein MKRILVAALALGLASPLLAGKVTGLVEEFNKVEEFNKNRKISEAAKKATLEKNLLSALKYSLHRKYLDYKEYTKGLTADSLQYEQQKGTFSVYVKYKTYIVFYTYLMDPELYLQTPTNEVFYVRPDNLEEETHKEDKQQPASPSSQAK from the coding sequence ATGAAACGGATCTTAGTAGCAGCTCTTGCCTTAGGCTTGGCAAGCCCCCTCCTAGCAGGAAAAGTAACCGGTCTAGTGGAAGAATTCAACAAGGTAGAAGAATTTAATAAGAACCGAAAAATCTCGGAGGCAGCTAAAAAGGCCACTCTGGAAAAGAATCTTCTTTCGGCTCTTAAATACAGTCTTCACCGAAAGTATCTGGATTACAAAGAATATACGAAAGGTCTAACGGCCGATTCGCTCCAGTACGAGCAGCAAAAAGGTACGTTTTCAGTATACGTTAAGTATAAAACTTATATCGTATTTTATACGTATCTAATGGATCCGGAATTATATCTTCAGACACCTACGAACGAAGTCTTCTACGTTCGTCCTGATAATTTAGAAGAAGAGACACACAAGGAAGACAAACAGCAACCTGCGTCTCCTTCGAGCCAGGCAAAATAA